A single genomic interval of Candidatus Delongbacteria bacterium harbors:
- a CDS encoding tetratricopeptide repeat protein: MTIFLPPMKYKKSKIVYFDSIDIFSVLTQNLKESYSLYWHIMSSLSEASFVEFIKFLQTNEKYIKDKFQLKELQDLIKTTKGRLARSLESYLLKSYLQYNNLTKVEHFFKENGFELYETEAAIYHHKKGNFITSFSIYEKLISENRKTDLVDTIIEYAKTVHSFGDLRKTYDLLSSLKNLVNSMSNVEKIKFHSAFVSILISYNEIEKAENVLEQLTKLVDDNSPDLFKLNLLYNTGRIALEKGNYLKAKICFDEYYQMAIKNDNEILLAESYSQMGLYYWSLKKFPKSLDYYILSYKLYQKIGYKPKLCTVTGNVSLLYHLINRNTESLEFSKKFLNLSLQMKSPTAISSAYNYIGLASMASDLLPQAISAFTKQIKYGKLSGDLRTTAFSYNNLAMINAYYQKYKSVIINFNRSFEILNSINSRYEIDVMINIVEYYINQNNRKKAEENYSLLDKLLTKHNLHEDFKESLGKIAFKFQRLLSLSSHFPV, encoded by the coding sequence ATGACTATTTTTTTACCTCCAATGAAATACAAAAAGAGTAAAATAGTTTATTTTGATTCTATAGATATATTTTCTGTACTAACACAAAATCTGAAAGAGTCATACTCATTATACTGGCATATAATGAGCAGTTTAAGTGAAGCTAGTTTTGTTGAATTTATAAAATTTCTTCAAACAAATGAAAAGTACATTAAAGATAAATTTCAATTAAAAGAACTTCAAGATTTGATTAAAACTACTAAAGGAAGATTGGCAAGATCATTGGAATCGTATCTTTTGAAAAGTTATTTGCAATACAATAATCTCACAAAAGTTGAGCATTTTTTTAAAGAAAATGGCTTTGAATTATATGAAACAGAAGCTGCAATATATCACCACAAGAAGGGTAATTTTATTACTTCGTTTTCTATCTATGAGAAGTTAATTAGTGAGAATAGAAAAACTGATTTAGTAGATACAATAATTGAATATGCAAAAACTGTTCACTCCTTTGGTGATTTGAGAAAAACATATGACTTATTGAGTTCTTTGAAAAATTTGGTTAATTCTATGAGTAATGTAGAAAAAATTAAATTTCATTCTGCTTTTGTGTCGATCCTAATTAGTTATAATGAAATTGAAAAAGCTGAAAATGTCTTAGAGCAATTAACTAAACTTGTTGATGATAATTCACCTGATTTATTCAAACTAAATTTATTGTACAATACTGGAAGAATTGCATTAGAGAAAGGTAATTATCTAAAAGCTAAAATTTGTTTCGATGAATACTATCAAATGGCAATAAAAAATGACAATGAGATCTTATTAGCTGAATCTTATAGCCAAATGGGTCTTTATTATTGGAGTTTAAAGAAATTCCCTAAATCACTGGACTATTACATACTTAGCTATAAGTTGTATCAAAAAATCGGATATAAACCAAAATTATGTACAGTAACTGGTAATGTCAGCCTTCTGTACCACTTAATTAATAGAAATACTGAAAGTTTGGAGTTTTCAAAAAAATTTTTAAATCTTTCTCTTCAAATGAAAAGTCCTACAGCTATCTCCTCAGCATATAATTATATAGGATTAGCATCTATGGCATCAGATCTGTTACCTCAGGCAATATCTGCATTTACAAAACAGATCAAATACGGAAAACTATCTGGAGACCTTAGAACTACAGCTTTTTCGTATAATAATTTGGCTATGATTAATGCATACTATCAAAAATATAAGTCTGTGATTATAAACTTTAATAGATCTTTTGAGATTTTAAATAGCATCAACTCTAGATATGAAATTGATGTAATGATAAATATTGTTGAATACTATATAAACCAAAATAATAGAAAAAAAGCAGAGGAGAATTACTCTCTGCTTGATAAACTTTTAACTAAACATAATTTACATGAAGATTTTAAAGAAAGTCTTGGAAAAATAGCATTTAAATTTCAGAGATTGTTAAGTTTGAGCTCACATTTTCCAGTTTAA